A section of the Triticum dicoccoides isolate Atlit2015 ecotype Zavitan chromosome 7A, WEW_v2.0, whole genome shotgun sequence genome encodes:
- the LOC119328628 gene encoding nifU-like protein 3, chloroplastic: MRLYSPNLRQAAAGPGAGAGVTNAPFAAALGKSSSSSLIHGRLSFGHASLQTPNHRTKRAGWAVRVLPLTEENVERVLDEVRPSLMRDGGNVALHEIDGLVVVLMLQGACGSCPSSTMTLKMGIESRLRDKIPEILEVEQIHDTETGLELNTENVEKLLDEIRPYLSGTGGGSLELVQIDGFVVKIQISGPAAGVMTVRVAVTQKLREKIPSILAVQLTE; the protein is encoded by the exons ATGAGGCTCTACTCGCCGAATCTCCGGCAAGCCGCCGCAGGCcccggcgccggggctggcgtcacCAACGCCCCCTTTGCAGCAGCTCTCGGCAAG AGTTCTTCGAGCTCCCTTATTCATGGCCGTCTCAGCTTCGGCCACGCGTCACTGCAGACACCGAACCACCGCACCAAGAGAGCAG GGTGGGCGGTGCGGGTGCTTCCCCTGACGGAGGAGAACGTGGAGAGGGTGCTGGATGAGGTGCGGCCGAGCCTGATGCGGGATGGAGGCAACGTGGCCCTGCACGAGATCGACGGCCTCGTcgtcgtgctcatgctccagggcgcCTGCGGCTCCTGCCCCAGCTCCACCATGACGCTCAAGATGGGAATCGAGTCCCGCCTCCGTGACAAGATCCCCGAGATCCTTGAGGTCGAGCAGATCCACGACACCGAGACCGGGCTTGAGCTCAACACAGAGAATGTCGAGAAG CTGCTAGATGAGATCAGGCCGTACCTTTCCGGCACCGGAGGTGGAAGCCTTGAGCTTGTTCAGATTGACGGTTTCGTCGTCAAGATTCAAATCAGTGGACCTGCAGCAGGTGTAATGACAGTACGTGTAGCTGTAACCCAAAAACTGAGAGAGAAAATACCATCGATCCTGGCTGTTCAGTTGACAGAGTAG